The following DNA comes from Enterocloster bolteae.
TAAGAATGTAACACCTCCTATTGATGTACTGCCATCCCTGTCCCGTCTTAAGGATAAGGGTATCGGTGAAGGCAAGACACGCGCAGACCACGCAGATGTCATGAACCAGCTCTTTGCAGCCTATGCCCGCGGCAAGGACGCAAAGGAACTGATGATCATTCTGGGCGAGGCAGCCCTGACAGATATGGATAAGCTGTATGCCAAGTTTGCTGACGAGTTCGAGAAGGAGTATGTATCCCAGGGCTACTATGCTGACCGTGATATCGAAGAGACCATGGAAATCGGCTGGAAGCTTCTGCGCATCCTCCCAAGGAGCGAGCTGAAACGTATTAAGGACAAATTCCTTGATTTGTATTACGAAGCAAAATAACTGGCAGTCACAGCCCGGCAGGGACAGCCAGGGTGTGCAGCCCCGCCGCCATGTGCGGTATGGATGCGCGCCCAGGTTTCCGGCCGGCAGAAAGGAAGTTGACATAACATGGGTGCAAAACATGTAAATCCCACCCGTATGGAGCTTACCCGCCTTAAGAAAAAGCTGGCAACAGCCATTCGCGGGCACAAGCTTCTGAAAGACAAGCGGGATGAATTGATGCGTCAGTTCCTGGACCTGGTGCGTGAGAACAAGGCCCTCCGCGAGAAGGTGGAGGCAGGCATCGCTGCGGCTAACCAGAATTTCGTGCTGGCACGTTCCGGCATGACAGATGAGGCCCTGAACGTAGCCCTGATGGCTCCCAAGCAGGAGGTCTATCTGGAAACTGAGACAAAAAACGTCATGAGTGTGGAGATTCCTGTGTTCAAGTATAAGACCAGGACTTCAGACCCTAACGACATCTATTCCTACGGCTTTGCATTTACTTCCAGTGACCTGGATGATGCGGTAAAGAGTCTGGCAGATTTACTGCCTGACATGCTGCGTCTGGCTGAGTGCGAAAAATCCTGCCAGCTCATGGCAGCGGAGATTGAAAAGACCCGCCGCCGTGTAAACGCGCTGGAGCATGTGATGATTCCCGATACCCAGTCAAACATCCGCTATATCACCATGAAGCTGGATGAGAATGAGCGAAGCTCCCAGACAAGGCTTATGAAGGTAAAGGATATGATGCTTGAGGAAGCACACCACTACAGCGAGCGGGAAGTGGTTCCCGTGGTAGATGAGGTGTAGCAGGCATCTTCATGAAAGCTTAATAAAACTTTCATACAAACCCCATAAAGCCGGGTGGACAGAAAATAATAATTATGTTAGAGTAAAACCCAGAGAATGGCACAAGTGGCATTCTCTGGGTTTCTTTGTCTATTCCATATAGTTGAAAAGGGAGGAATAACACATGAGGAGAGAACATTTTTACAGAAATAAAAAGGTCGTGAAAAGGAGTGCTGCAGGCGCGGCGCTGGCCATTTTCCTGGCCTTGCAGATAACGGGATGCAGCCAGACGGCAGACCAGAATAAGGCTGACCGGAAAACGGAGCAGGCCCAGGGGACTGAAAAGGAAGGCACGGCGGCTGAGGAAAGCAGCGCAGAAACTGAGAAAAACGGCACGGGAACTGACAAGCCGAAGGATACAGGGAACAATGAATCCGGGCCGGAAAAGACCCGGGAAGGAGGAGAAGCCGGTGAAGCAGGCCGGGAGCCGTCCCCAGACGGCAGCCAGGCAGATGCAGAGGCAGCAGCTGACCAGGGGGACGGCGTGATTGAGTTCAAGCCGGGCATGCCTATTAAGGAGGGTGTTCAAGCTCCTGATTTTACAGGGGAGCTTATTGACGGCACCAGTATTACGCTGTCTGAACTGCAGGGAAAGCCTGTTATCATCAATTTCTGGGCAACCTGGTG
Coding sequences within:
- a CDS encoding TlpA family protein disulfide reductase, whose amino-acid sequence is MRREHFYRNKKVVKRSAAGAALAIFLALQITGCSQTADQNKADRKTEQAQGTEKEGTAAEESSAETEKNGTGTDKPKDTGNNESGPEKTREGGEAGEAGREPSPDGSQADAEAAADQGDGVIEFKPGMPIKEGVQAPDFTGELIDGTSITLSELQGKPVIINFWATWCGPCVKEMPAFERLKDDFGDKIGIIAVNCGDDAGTVKDFVEENGYTFPVVLDEEYSISMLYPTNSIPYTVVVDAEGRVTHISTGALDADTMYERYKEALGV
- a CDS encoding V-type ATP synthase subunit D, with the protein product MGAKHVNPTRMELTRLKKKLATAIRGHKLLKDKRDELMRQFLDLVRENKALREKVEAGIAAANQNFVLARSGMTDEALNVALMAPKQEVYLETETKNVMSVEIPVFKYKTRTSDPNDIYSYGFAFTSSDLDDAVKSLADLLPDMLRLAECEKSCQLMAAEIEKTRRRVNALEHVMIPDTQSNIRYITMKLDENERSSQTRLMKVKDMMLEEAHHYSEREVVPVVDEV